A genomic region of Kribbella sp. NBC_00382 contains the following coding sequences:
- a CDS encoding SDR family NAD(P)-dependent oxidoreductase: MTHTALIVGASRTLGLALATEYLRLGWDVIGTVRGTERTKLHELADSSEGRLVVESLDITDPDQLSALRDRLTDRMLDLLFVNAGVTRGNLPIADVPTEMFTEVLITNALSPLRVIEALRSLVTPDGTIGVMSSRQGSVAMNTNGGQDAYRASKSALNQLMRCYAARYADDAHTLLLMNPGWVQTDLGGPGAVLTIDESIPGVAATINAQQGKPGLQFLDYQGETVPW, encoded by the coding sequence GTGACCCACACTGCACTCATCGTCGGCGCCTCCCGCACGCTCGGGCTCGCGCTGGCAACCGAATACCTGCGCCTCGGCTGGGACGTGATCGGTACCGTCCGCGGCACCGAGCGGACCAAGCTGCACGAGTTGGCCGACTCCTCCGAGGGGCGGCTCGTCGTCGAGTCGCTCGACATCACCGACCCCGACCAGCTCTCGGCGTTGCGCGACCGGCTGACTGATCGAATGCTCGACCTGCTCTTCGTCAACGCCGGCGTCACCCGGGGCAATCTGCCGATCGCCGACGTCCCGACCGAGATGTTCACCGAGGTCCTGATCACCAACGCCCTCAGCCCGCTCCGCGTGATCGAGGCCTTGCGCTCACTCGTCACGCCCGACGGGACGATCGGCGTGATGTCCTCCCGACAAGGCAGCGTGGCGATGAACACCAATGGCGGCCAGGACGCCTATCGCGCCAGCAAGTCGGCCCTCAACCAACTGATGCGCTGCTACGCCGCCCGGTACGCCGATGACGCGCACACCCTGCTGCTCATGAATCCCGGCTGGGTACAGACCGACCTCGGCGGACCCGGCGCCGTCCTCACCATCGACGAGAGCATCCCCGGCGTCGCAGCAACCATCAACGCCCAGCAAGGCAAGCCCGGCCTCCAGTTCCTCGACTACCAAGGCGAAACCGTCCCCTGGTGA
- a CDS encoding NAD(P)H-binding protein — MIVLTTPTGDIGSQLLKLLLDSDEDLRVIVRDPAKLPDAVHGRVDIVTGSHGDPEVVGKAFADADAVFWVVPPDSHSVSLEAAFSGFTGVAAEAFASSGVSHVVGVSALGRGTPVAGSAGLVTASLAMDDLIAGTGVAYRALANPSFMDNLLRQVDSIRDGVFSDTVDPDRKAPAAATRDIAAVAAGLLVDRSWTGVDTVPVLGPEDLSANDMARIMSEVLGRPVRYERESLEGLAARMKGFGLSDAFVGGMVDMMRAKDEGLDDGVARTPQTATPTTFRQWCSDVLKPAVNA, encoded by the coding sequence ATGATCGTTCTCACCACGCCCACCGGCGATATCGGCAGTCAACTACTCAAGCTTCTCCTGGACAGCGACGAGGACCTGCGTGTCATCGTGCGCGACCCCGCCAAACTTCCCGACGCGGTGCACGGACGCGTCGACATCGTGACCGGATCGCACGGCGATCCGGAGGTCGTCGGCAAGGCCTTTGCCGACGCCGACGCGGTCTTCTGGGTTGTTCCGCCGGACAGCCACTCGGTGAGCCTGGAGGCCGCGTTCTCCGGGTTCACCGGCGTCGCCGCGGAGGCGTTCGCCAGCTCTGGCGTCAGCCATGTTGTCGGGGTCTCGGCGCTCGGTCGCGGTACGCCGGTCGCTGGCAGCGCGGGACTCGTCACGGCCTCCCTTGCCATGGACGACCTCATCGCTGGTACCGGCGTCGCGTACCGGGCACTCGCCAACCCGTCCTTCATGGACAACCTGCTGCGCCAGGTCGACTCCATCCGCGACGGCGTCTTCAGCGACACCGTCGACCCTGATCGCAAGGCTCCGGCGGCGGCCACTCGTGACATCGCCGCCGTCGCGGCCGGGTTGCTGGTCGACCGGTCGTGGACCGGAGTCGACACCGTTCCTGTCCTCGGGCCCGAGGACCTATCGGCGAACGACATGGCGCGGATCATGTCGGAGGTACTCGGCCGGCCGGTCCGCTACGAACGCGAATCCCTTGAGGGTCTTGCCGCCAGGATGAAGGGCTTCGGCCTCAGCGACGCCTTCGTCGGCGGGATGGTCGACATGATGCGTGCCAAGGATGAGGGTCTCGACGACGGTGTCGCCCGGACACCGCAGACCGCTACCCCGACAACGTTCCGCCAGTGGTGCTCGGACGTTCTCAAGCCCGCTGTCAACGCCTGA
- a CDS encoding LysR family transcriptional regulator, which translates to MDLDLRKLRYFAAVAEHQHFGRAAEELYIAQPVLSRQIRSLERELGCDLFVRTTRSVQLTAAGEQLRQEARGVFATVDSAVRRVHEIDRGVQRIVVGFASGLHVSEVVLAFTAKYPEVEVDVLSLNWWEQDAPLRDGRADVGYLRGAFDRTGMHIVPIGFEHRVACLPVSHRLAERESLVLADLDGESVMNALPRRMASLEEKFEAIASGQGIALVPDTVARLYPRNDLVYLPILDKEPDETCLVVPTSRRTDRVLDFLELATAALQS; encoded by the coding sequence ATGGATCTCGACCTCCGCAAACTCCGGTACTTCGCGGCCGTCGCCGAGCACCAGCATTTCGGCCGGGCGGCCGAGGAGCTCTACATCGCCCAGCCCGTGCTGAGCCGGCAGATCCGTTCGCTGGAACGCGAACTCGGCTGCGACCTGTTCGTCCGGACCACGCGCAGCGTGCAACTGACGGCGGCGGGGGAGCAGTTGCGGCAAGAGGCGCGAGGGGTGTTCGCGACCGTCGACTCCGCGGTCCGGCGCGTGCACGAGATCGATCGCGGGGTGCAGCGGATCGTGGTCGGCTTCGCGTCCGGTTTGCACGTGTCCGAGGTGGTGCTCGCGTTCACGGCGAAGTACCCGGAGGTCGAGGTCGACGTGCTCAGCCTCAACTGGTGGGAGCAGGACGCGCCGCTGCGGGACGGCCGAGCGGATGTCGGCTATCTGCGCGGCGCGTTCGACCGTACCGGGATGCATATCGTCCCGATCGGGTTCGAGCACAGGGTCGCCTGTCTGCCGGTCAGCCATCGGCTGGCCGAGCGCGAGTCGTTGGTACTGGCCGATCTTGACGGTGAGTCGGTGATGAACGCGCTGCCGCGGCGGATGGCGTCGCTGGAGGAGAAGTTCGAGGCGATCGCCTCCGGGCAGGGCATCGCCTTGGTGCCCGACACCGTGGCCAGGCTGTATCCGCGCAACGACCTGGTCTACCTGCCGATCCTCGACAAGGAGCCGGACGAGACCTGCCTGGTGGTGCCGACGAGCCGCCGCACCGATCGAGTGCTCGACTTCCTCGAGCTGGCCACCGCCGCCCTCCAGTCCTGA
- the sigJ gene encoding RNA polymerase sigma factor SigJ, translated as MAEQLAVFQEHRGRMFGIAYRMLGTATEAEEVLQDAWLRWQSVDHESVKEPAAFLAKTVTNLCLNQLTSARARRETYIGEWLPGPVLTGNRLDDLGPLDEVAQRESVSFALLTVMEKLTPAERAAYVLREAFAYSHREVADLIGTTEANARQLHSRARKRVAADPQAHQLPDPQAHQVDAGHWRALVERFLAAAQLGDIAGLESLLAADVVSRADGGGKVNAARRPVEGRDHVARYLVGVLERFGAGILPYFAQANGEPAIVAVGPDGIRAVLFLTFDGDQLRSLEIAMNPDKLSRVEDQLSRIGGVSGLG; from the coding sequence GTGGCGGAGCAGTTGGCGGTCTTCCAGGAGCATCGTGGGCGGATGTTCGGCATCGCCTACCGGATGCTCGGGACGGCGACGGAGGCCGAAGAGGTTCTTCAGGACGCCTGGCTGCGCTGGCAATCGGTCGACCACGAGAGCGTCAAGGAGCCGGCGGCCTTCCTCGCGAAGACGGTCACCAACCTCTGCCTCAACCAGCTCACCTCGGCACGGGCGCGGCGGGAGACGTACATCGGCGAGTGGCTACCCGGACCCGTCTTGACCGGCAACAGGCTCGACGACCTCGGTCCACTGGATGAGGTCGCGCAACGCGAGTCGGTCTCCTTCGCGCTGCTCACCGTGATGGAGAAGCTCACCCCCGCGGAGCGCGCGGCGTACGTCCTCCGCGAGGCCTTCGCCTACTCCCATCGCGAGGTCGCCGACCTGATCGGTACGACGGAAGCCAACGCCCGCCAACTCCATTCCCGCGCCCGCAAGCGAGTCGCCGCCGACCCGCAAGCGCATCAGCTGCCAGACCCGCAAGCGCACCAGGTTGACGCCGGCCATTGGCGCGCCCTGGTCGAGCGGTTCCTTGCCGCTGCCCAGCTGGGCGACATCGCCGGCCTCGAGTCGCTGCTCGCCGCCGACGTGGTCTCCCGTGCCGACGGCGGCGGCAAGGTCAACGCCGCGCGCAGGCCGGTCGAGGGCCGTGACCACGTCGCGCGGTACCTGGTCGGCGTGCTGGAGCGCTTCGGCGCCGGCATCCTCCCGTACTTCGCCCAGGCCAACGGCGAGCCCGCGATCGTTGCTGTCGGCCCCGATGGGATCCGCGCGGTGCTCTTCCTGACCTTCGACGGCGACCAGCTCCGCAGCCTCGAGATCGCCATGAACCCGGACAAGCTCAGCCGGGTCGAGGACCAGTTGTCACGAATCGGCGGGGTGTCCGGTCTGGGCTGA
- a CDS encoding SDR family oxidoreductase encodes MRTILVTGGTGTLGRPTTASLRAAGHDVRVLSRSSGPGLTTDDLTKATGLREALNGVDTVLHLSTSQRRADVAQAQNLLEALRPSGVEHLIVVSIVGVDRIPLPYYRYKLEMERLVDRSSIPYSLLRATQFHDLVDKVFTAQRFLPLLLAPSIDLQPIAVDDVATRLTELADAQPAGRVPDIGGPEQRSVPDLARLWKQAAGSHRPVASIRLPGKAFRAFATGAAMTGDTKYGQKTFTNYLTDRFATEVPR; translated from the coding sequence ATGCGAACCATCCTCGTCACCGGTGGCACCGGCACCTTGGGCCGCCCGACGACCGCCAGCCTCCGAGCAGCCGGCCACGACGTCCGCGTCCTCAGCCGGAGCAGCGGCCCAGGCCTCACCACCGACGACCTGACCAAAGCCACCGGCCTCCGCGAGGCACTCAACGGCGTCGACACAGTGCTCCACCTCTCCACCAGCCAGAGGCGCGCCGACGTCGCCCAGGCGCAGAACCTCCTCGAGGCCCTGCGCCCGTCCGGCGTCGAGCACCTGATCGTCGTCTCGATCGTCGGCGTCGACCGGATTCCGCTGCCGTACTACCGCTACAAGCTGGAGATGGAGCGACTGGTCGACCGCTCGTCGATCCCGTACTCGCTGCTGCGGGCCACCCAGTTCCATGACCTCGTCGACAAGGTCTTCACCGCCCAACGCTTCCTGCCACTCCTCCTCGCCCCATCGATCGACCTCCAACCCATCGCCGTGGACGACGTAGCGACCCGCCTCACCGAACTGGCCGACGCCCAACCCGCCGGCCGGGTCCCCGACATCGGCGGCCCAGAGCAACGCTCCGTCCCCGACCTGGCCCGCCTCTGGAAGCAAGCGGCCGGCTCCCATCGACCAGTCGCCTCCATCCGCCTCCCAGGCAAGGCCTTCCGCGCCTTCGCCACCGGAGCAGCAATGACCGGCGATACGAAGTACGGCCAAAAGACCTTCACCAACTACCTGACCGACCGCTTCGCCACGGAGGTACCGAGATGA
- a CDS encoding CaiB/BaiF CoA transferase family protein: MGPLSGVKVVELAGLGPAPFACMMLAELGAEVLRIERPGGGLAMGPPELELLNRGRRNVALNLKNPAAIDTVLQLVAGADVLIEGFRPGVAERLGLGPEACHEVNPKLVYGRMTGWGQDGPLAQSAGHDIDYLALSGALHLIGRAGGPPQVPVNLLGDFAGGSLYLVVGILAAVVEARGSGHGQVVDAAIVDGAAHLTTIVHGALAAGNWQLQRGTNLLDTGAPFYDVYETSDGEFMAVGAIEPQFYDELIRLLAVDAPDRYDQANWPELHKLLTGTFAQRTQAEWTEIFDGTDACVSPVLRPAADHPHLVARGTFVDHDGVRQPAPAPRFSRTPTQLGQPPARAGQHTREALADWGIADIEALLGSGAAVQAEL; encoded by the coding sequence ATGGGTCCACTGAGTGGGGTGAAGGTCGTCGAGCTGGCCGGGCTCGGGCCGGCGCCGTTCGCCTGCATGATGCTGGCCGAGCTCGGCGCCGAGGTGCTGAGGATCGAGCGCCCGGGCGGCGGCCTGGCCATGGGCCCGCCGGAGCTGGAGCTGCTCAACCGTGGCCGCCGCAACGTCGCGCTCAACCTCAAGAACCCGGCCGCAATCGACACCGTGCTCCAGTTGGTCGCGGGTGCGGACGTACTGATCGAAGGCTTCCGGCCGGGCGTCGCCGAGCGGCTCGGGCTCGGCCCGGAGGCCTGTCACGAGGTCAATCCGAAGCTCGTCTACGGCCGGATGACCGGCTGGGGGCAGGACGGCCCATTGGCTCAGTCGGCCGGGCACGACATCGACTACCTCGCGCTATCCGGCGCGCTGCACCTCATCGGCCGGGCGGGCGGCCCGCCGCAGGTCCCGGTGAACCTGCTCGGCGACTTCGCCGGCGGCTCGCTCTACCTCGTCGTCGGCATCCTCGCCGCGGTGGTCGAGGCCCGGGGGAGCGGCCACGGTCAGGTCGTCGACGCCGCCATCGTCGACGGCGCGGCACACCTCACCACAATCGTGCACGGAGCGTTGGCGGCCGGCAATTGGCAGCTGCAGCGCGGTACGAACCTCCTCGACACCGGAGCCCCGTTCTACGACGTGTACGAGACCTCCGACGGCGAGTTCATGGCGGTCGGCGCGATCGAGCCGCAGTTCTACGACGAGCTGATCCGCCTGCTCGCCGTCGATGCGCCCGACCGGTACGACCAGGCCAACTGGCCGGAGCTCCACAAGCTCCTCACCGGCACCTTCGCCCAGCGCACCCAGGCCGAGTGGACCGAGATCTTCGACGGTACCGACGCCTGCGTCTCCCCGGTACTACGGCCGGCCGCTGACCACCCCCACCTAGTTGCCCGAGGCACCTTCGTCGACCACGACGGCGTCCGGCAGCCCGCCCCCGCACCACGCTTCTCCCGCACCCCGACCCAACTCGGCCAGCCACCAGCGCGAGCCGGCCAGCACACCCGCGAAGCCTTGGCCGACTGGGGAATCGCCGACATCGAAGCCCTGCTCGGCTCCGGCGCCGCAGTACAAGCCGAACTCTAG
- a CDS encoding acyl-CoA dehydrogenase family protein, whose product MERHLFDADHDAFRETARAFCEKEITPHHDGWEDAGIVPRELWTAAGSAGLLGFMMPEQYGGGGVRDFRFNTVVIEEVTKARASGPGFTIHADLVSSYLLDYATEEQKARWLPKFCSGEMITAIAMTEPGAGSDLQGITTTAKRDGDDYVLNGQKTFISNGILADLVLVVAKTDPDAGYHGISLLVVERGMPGFERGRNLEKIGLKAQDTAELFFDNVRVPATNLLGEEGKGFIYLMEKLPQERLTIAVVAAAACESILDTTLAYVKDRKAFGRPIGSFQNSRFVLAELATETQIARVFVDRCIEELNAGTLTVSDAAMAKWWTTELQKKVVDKCLQLHGGYGFMTEYPIAKAYLDTRIQTIYGGTTEIMKEIIGRTMGI is encoded by the coding sequence GTGGAACGTCACCTCTTCGATGCCGATCACGACGCCTTCCGCGAGACCGCCCGCGCGTTCTGCGAGAAGGAGATCACCCCGCACCACGACGGCTGGGAAGACGCTGGCATCGTCCCGCGCGAACTCTGGACCGCCGCCGGATCCGCGGGCCTGCTCGGCTTCATGATGCCCGAGCAGTACGGCGGTGGAGGTGTCCGTGACTTCCGCTTCAACACCGTGGTGATCGAGGAAGTGACCAAAGCCCGTGCCAGCGGCCCCGGCTTCACCATTCACGCCGACCTGGTCTCGTCCTATCTCCTCGACTACGCCACCGAGGAACAGAAAGCCCGCTGGCTGCCCAAGTTCTGCTCCGGCGAAATGATCACCGCGATCGCCATGACCGAGCCCGGCGCGGGCAGCGACCTGCAAGGCATCACTACGACCGCCAAGCGCGACGGCGACGACTACGTCCTGAACGGCCAGAAGACCTTCATCTCCAACGGCATCCTCGCCGACCTGGTGCTGGTCGTCGCCAAGACCGACCCGGACGCCGGCTACCACGGCATCTCGCTGCTCGTCGTCGAGCGTGGCATGCCTGGCTTCGAGCGCGGCCGCAACCTGGAGAAGATCGGCCTGAAGGCCCAGGACACCGCCGAACTCTTTTTCGACAACGTCCGCGTCCCGGCCACCAACCTCCTCGGCGAGGAAGGCAAGGGCTTCATCTACCTGATGGAGAAGCTCCCCCAAGAGCGCCTCACCATCGCCGTGGTCGCAGCCGCCGCCTGCGAAAGCATCCTCGACACCACCCTGGCCTACGTGAAGGATCGCAAAGCCTTCGGCCGCCCGATCGGCTCCTTCCAGAACAGTCGCTTCGTCCTGGCCGAGCTGGCCACCGAGACCCAGATCGCTCGCGTCTTCGTCGACCGCTGCATCGAAGAACTCAACGCCGGCACCCTCACCGTCTCCGACGCCGCGATGGCCAAATGGTGGACCACCGAACTGCAGAAGAAGGTCGTCGACAAGTGCCTCCAGCTGCACGGCGGCTACGGCTTCATGACCGAGTACCCGATCGCCAAGGCCTACCTCGACACACGCATCCAGACCATCTACGGCGGCACCACCGAAATCATGAAGGAGATCATCGGTCGCACCATGGGGATCTGA
- a CDS encoding sulfite oxidase-like oxidoreductase, which produces MSTVSPGFTGRRRSGDDLPPGQYLTHDFPVLSAGPTPHIQPEHWEFTVANEAGETIRWDWKAFTSLPSEKITKDLHCVTRWSKLGTEWRGVSLDVLLADVETAADFVMVHSYGGYTTNLPLEDLLDGQAWVAYEYDGEPLHPEHGGPARLLVPHLYLWKSAKWVRGMILSDTEDLGFWETAGYHEYGDPWKEQRYAGD; this is translated from the coding sequence ATGAGTACTGTGTCGCCGGGGTTCACCGGGCGTCGGCGGAGTGGGGACGACCTGCCGCCGGGGCAGTACCTGACGCACGATTTTCCGGTGCTGTCGGCCGGGCCGACTCCGCACATCCAGCCGGAGCACTGGGAGTTCACCGTCGCCAATGAGGCGGGGGAGACGATCCGGTGGGACTGGAAGGCGTTCACCTCGCTGCCGAGCGAGAAGATCACCAAGGACCTGCACTGCGTGACCAGGTGGTCGAAGCTGGGCACCGAGTGGCGGGGTGTCTCGCTGGACGTCCTGCTGGCCGATGTCGAGACCGCCGCTGACTTCGTGATGGTGCACAGCTACGGCGGGTACACGACCAACCTGCCGCTCGAGGACCTGCTGGACGGGCAGGCGTGGGTCGCCTACGAGTACGACGGTGAGCCGCTGCACCCCGAGCACGGCGGCCCGGCCCGGCTGCTGGTGCCGCACCTGTACCTGTGGAAGAGCGCCAAGTGGGTGCGCGGGATGATCCTGTCCGACACCGAGGACCTGGGGTTCTGGGAGACCGCCGGCTATCACGAGTACGGAGACCCATGGAAAGAACAGCGATACGCCGGCGACTGA
- a CDS encoding ferredoxin reductase — protein sequence MERTAIRRRLTWQVGTVTEVRDETASARTVVLEVPDWPGHLPGQHLDVRLTAEDGYRASRSYSIASAWTGTTIELTVEQVPDGEVSPYLVDVLKVGDPLEVRGPVGGWFVWKPEQEGPIQLIGGGSGVVPLMAMLRAHAANESTQQARLLYSVRKPASVIYVHDLKEVAASEDVEITFAYTREAPPGETRPPARVDAELLKSVTFPPEDQPTVYVCGPTPFVETVADLLVEAGHDPARVRTERFGPTGGPR from the coding sequence ATGGAAAGAACAGCGATACGCCGGCGACTGACCTGGCAGGTCGGCACCGTCACCGAGGTACGGGACGAGACGGCGAGCGCCCGGACCGTGGTGCTCGAGGTACCGGACTGGCCAGGGCATCTGCCTGGGCAGCATCTGGACGTCCGGTTGACCGCGGAGGACGGCTACCGCGCCTCCCGGTCGTACTCGATCGCCTCGGCCTGGACCGGTACGACCATCGAGCTGACCGTCGAGCAGGTGCCTGACGGTGAGGTCTCGCCGTACCTGGTCGACGTGCTCAAGGTCGGCGACCCGCTCGAGGTGCGCGGCCCGGTCGGCGGCTGGTTCGTCTGGAAGCCCGAGCAGGAGGGCCCGATCCAGCTGATCGGCGGCGGCTCCGGCGTCGTACCGCTGATGGCGATGCTCCGCGCCCACGCGGCCAACGAGAGCACCCAGCAGGCGAGGCTCCTGTACTCCGTACGCAAGCCCGCGTCGGTGATCTACGTGCACGACCTGAAGGAGGTCGCGGCCTCCGAGGACGTCGAGATCACCTTCGCCTACACCCGCGAAGCCCCGCCGGGGGAGACCCGTCCACCGGCTCGCGTCGACGCGGAGCTGCTGAAGTCGGTGACCTTCCCGCCGGAAGACCAACCGACCGTCTATGTCTGCGGGCCGACCCCGTTCGTCGAAACGGTGGCCGATCTGCTCGTCGAGGCCGGGCACGACCCGGCCCGGGTGAGAACCGAACGCTTCGGACCTACAGGAGGACCGCGATGA
- a CDS encoding DUF6510 family protein, whose amino-acid sequence MTADVPTYLDGNAAAGTLRELFAVDITAAIGRCAGCGRTGVFAETHVYMDAPGLVARCSGCDDVLLRVVTTPTDTYLDLRGLTYLRFSTPS is encoded by the coding sequence ATGACCGCGGACGTTCCGACCTATCTGGATGGCAATGCGGCTGCCGGCACGCTCCGGGAGTTGTTCGCCGTCGACATCACCGCAGCCATCGGCCGATGCGCCGGCTGCGGACGTACCGGCGTCTTTGCCGAGACCCACGTCTACATGGACGCACCGGGCCTGGTCGCCCGCTGCTCCGGCTGCGACGACGTCCTACTCCGCGTAGTCACCACCCCCACAGATACGTACCTCGACCTCCGAGGGCTCACCTACCTGCGGTTCTCCACGCCAAGCTGA
- a CDS encoding DUF6985 domain-containing protein: protein MEIPGLGPVVEDEAFEGYRSKAVPVAVLGGVDCEFLVQGYEEPEDREDFHAAIRSFLELDPGALTDARQAIYEYYLKIRTVHGDGLAVRIDGPDDVFEYVDLGNEPEVFRNDDGDGRIYVSLECECDWEPEHGLQLIFRDGCKLTKAGPYDGEVD from the coding sequence ATGGAGATTCCTGGGCTGGGGCCGGTCGTGGAAGACGAGGCCTTCGAGGGGTATCGCAGCAAGGCCGTCCCGGTCGCGGTGCTCGGTGGGGTGGATTGCGAGTTCCTCGTGCAGGGGTACGAGGAGCCCGAGGACCGGGAGGACTTCCATGCGGCGATCCGCAGCTTCCTCGAACTCGACCCGGGCGCGCTGACCGACGCCCGGCAGGCGATCTACGAGTACTACCTGAAGATCCGCACCGTGCACGGCGACGGGCTGGCGGTCCGGATCGACGGTCCGGACGACGTGTTCGAGTACGTCGACCTGGGCAACGAGCCCGAGGTGTTCCGCAACGACGACGGCGACGGCCGGATCTACGTGTCGCTGGAGTGCGAATGCGACTGGGAGCCCGAGCACGGCCTGCAACTGATCTTCCGCGATGGCTGCAAGCTGACCAAAGCAGGACCGTATGACGGCGAGGTCGACTGA
- a CDS encoding MerR family transcriptional regulator: MSETTADEATLTVDELSARVGMTVRTLRFYAGRGLIPPPVRRGRVGYYGPEHIARLDLVRELQAHGFNLSAIEGYLDRIPADATPQDIALHRTLLTPWMRDLPETLDRAALVRRTGRELTDDEIEMLIALGVVEPTPDEDVFQVATAHLSLGVELLELDLPVDAVLDVGRIFSEHGRALAEELTEVFRTKVWPHYRDSGGPPEHIQQLVERFKPVTIQGLVIAYERAVGETQRDTIRRSRTKPPRR, translated from the coding sequence ATGTCTGAAACAACCGCGGACGAAGCGACCCTCACGGTCGATGAGCTGTCCGCCCGGGTCGGGATGACCGTGCGGACGCTGCGCTTCTACGCGGGCCGCGGGCTGATCCCTCCGCCGGTACGCCGCGGGCGGGTCGGGTACTACGGTCCCGAGCACATCGCCCGGCTCGACCTGGTGCGGGAGCTCCAGGCGCACGGCTTCAACCTGTCGGCGATCGAGGGCTACCTGGACCGCATTCCGGCCGACGCGACTCCGCAGGACATCGCGCTGCACCGGACCCTGCTCACACCTTGGATGCGGGACCTGCCCGAGACGCTGGACCGCGCGGCGCTGGTACGGCGTACCGGCCGTGAACTGACCGATGACGAGATCGAGATGCTGATCGCGCTCGGCGTGGTCGAGCCGACCCCGGACGAGGACGTCTTCCAGGTCGCGACCGCGCACCTCAGCCTCGGCGTGGAGCTGCTCGAACTGGATCTGCCCGTCGATGCCGTGCTCGATGTCGGGCGGATCTTCAGCGAGCACGGGCGCGCGCTGGCCGAGGAGCTGACCGAGGTGTTCCGGACCAAGGTCTGGCCGCACTACCGCGACTCGGGCGGCCCGCCGGAGCACATCCAGCAACTGGTCGAGCGGTTCAAGCCGGTCACCATCCAAGGCCTGGTGATCGCCTACGAGCGGGCGGTCGGCGAGACTCAGCGGGACACCATCCGGCGCTCACGTACGAAGCCGCCGCGGCGCTGA
- a CDS encoding acetyl-CoA C-acetyltransferase: protein MSTEAFLYDAIRTPRGKGKAAGALHEVKPIQLITGLLEELRVRHPELDEEAIDDVVLGVVTPIGDQGMDIARTAVLAAGYPETTGGVQLNRFCASGLEAVNQAAQRIRSGWEDFILAGGVESMSRVPMASDGGAWAMDPETAIQTNFIPQGISADLIATMDGFSRTDVDTYAAESHARAAKAWANGYFARSVVPVTDRNGLQILDHDQLVRPGTTVETLAGLPASFAAIGEHGGFDSVALEKYVTVERINHVHHAGNSSGIVDGAALVAIGNEKAGEALGQAPRGRVVAAAVSGTDPTIMLTGPAPAARKALAKAGLEVSDIDLFEMNEAFAAAVLHFMNDLGIPHEKVNVNGGAIALGHPLGATGAMLIGTLLDELERRELRYGLATLCVGGGMGVATIIERFAA, encoded by the coding sequence ATGAGCACAGAAGCGTTTCTCTACGATGCGATCCGGACACCGCGCGGCAAGGGCAAGGCGGCCGGCGCGCTGCACGAGGTGAAGCCGATCCAGCTGATCACCGGCCTGCTCGAGGAGCTGCGGGTCAGGCACCCCGAGCTCGACGAGGAGGCGATCGACGACGTCGTACTCGGTGTCGTCACCCCGATCGGCGACCAGGGCATGGATATCGCTCGCACTGCGGTCCTCGCGGCGGGCTACCCGGAGACGACCGGCGGCGTGCAGCTCAACCGCTTCTGCGCCTCCGGCCTCGAAGCCGTGAACCAGGCGGCGCAGCGGATCCGGTCGGGCTGGGAGGACTTCATCCTGGCGGGCGGTGTCGAGTCGATGTCGCGGGTGCCGATGGCCTCCGACGGCGGCGCCTGGGCGATGGACCCGGAGACCGCGATCCAGACCAACTTCATCCCGCAGGGCATCAGCGCCGACCTGATCGCCACCATGGACGGCTTCTCCCGCACCGACGTCGACACCTACGCCGCCGAGTCGCACGCGCGCGCCGCCAAGGCCTGGGCCAACGGGTACTTCGCCCGCTCGGTCGTCCCGGTCACCGATCGCAACGGGCTGCAGATCCTCGACCACGACCAGCTGGTACGACCTGGTACCACGGTCGAGACGCTGGCCGGGCTGCCGGCGTCCTTCGCGGCGATCGGCGAGCACGGTGGGTTCGACTCGGTCGCGCTGGAGAAGTACGTGACCGTCGAGCGGATCAACCACGTGCACCACGCCGGCAACTCGTCCGGCATCGTCGACGGCGCCGCCCTGGTTGCCATCGGCAACGAGAAGGCCGGCGAGGCGCTCGGTCAGGCGCCGCGCGGCCGGGTGGTCGCGGCTGCGGTCAGTGGTACCGACCCGACGATCATGCTGACCGGCCCGGCGCCGGCCGCCCGCAAGGCGCTGGCCAAGGCCGGGCTCGAAGTCTCCGACATCGACCTGTTCGAGATGAACGAGGCCTTCGCCGCCGCGGTCCTGCACTTCATGAACGACCTCGGCATCCCGCACGAGAAGGTGAACGTCAATGGCGGCGCGATCGCGCTCGGCCACCCGCTCGGCGCCACGGGCGCGATGCTGATCGGAACCCTGCTGGACGAGCTGGAGCGGCGCGAGCTGCGCTACGGTCTGGCCACCCTGTGCGTCGGCGGCGGCATGGGTGTCGCCACCATCATCGAGAGGTTCGCGGCATGA